A stretch of DNA from Pseudonocardia hierapolitana:
GCGTACGAGATCGAGCACGACGTCGCGCCCCTGCGGCGTGCGCAGGTCGAGCGTGACCGACTTCTTGCCCCGGTTGATCGTGCGGTAGAGCAGGGAGGTCGTCCCCTGGTACAGCCGCCAGTTGCGCAGCTCGTCCCCGGTGCCGGGGCGCTCGATCTTGATCACCTCGGCACCGAAGTCGGCGAGCAGTCTCCCCGCCGTCGGTGCGGCGATGTAGTTGCCGAGCTCGAGCACCCGCACGCCGCGCAGGGGCTGGATCGGGGCGTCGTCCATTGCGTCCTCTCTCGGGTTCCGGCCCTCTTGCTCTCCGTCGGGGTCACACGACCAGGCTCAGCGGCAGGACGAGCAGGATCGCCACGACCGAGGCGATCGAGACACCCACCGAGCAGGTCTTGAGCGTGCCGCGGGTCGTCTGGCCCATCAGCGACTGGAGCAGCCAGAACGTGTTGCTCGTGACGTGCACCGCGAACAGCGAGCCTGCGCCCGCGGCGAGCGCGATGAGCACCGGGTCGAGCCCGATGACGGGGGCGACCGGGGCGAGGATGCCGGCGGCCGTGATCGCCGAGATCGTCACCGAGCCGACGGCCACGTGGAGAACTGCGGCGATCACCCACACCATGAGCAGCGGTGCCGCGGTCTGCGCGGTGAAGTACTGGCCGAGGATGTCACCCAGCCCGGCCTCCTTGATCGTGGCGGCGAGCGAACCGCCGACCGCGGTGAGGATCAGGATCTGGCCGCTCTCGCGGAAGCCGGCCCCGATCGCCCGCTCGATCCGCTTGCGGCCCGCGGTGTACCGCCCGACGAGGCTGGTGCCGACCATGCCCAGGAGCAGCGCGATCACCGGCTCCGACAAGAAGTCGACCACGGGGTTCTGGAACGCGGCGATCTCGGTGATCGCGCCGACCCCGATGAGCAGGAGCGCACCGAGCAGCGGGGCGAAGAGCACGATCAGCCGCACGTGCCGGCGCTCCTCGACGGCAGGATCCGCGGCGACGTCGACGGCCACCGCGGCCGGGGCGCCGGCGTCGTCCGGTCGCTCCGCGGACGTCACCCCGGGGCGGGGCTGCGGGGCGGATTCCTCGCCGTCCTCGATCGCCGCCTGGTCGATGCGACCCTCGTCCTTCGCCGGATCCCACCACCCCTTCCGGAACAGGAACGACATGATCGCGACCGCGATGATCACGGTGGGCACCACGAGGATCAGGCCGAAGACCAGCATCTTGCCCAGCGGGACGCCGAGCAGGCCGGCCAGCGCCAGCGTGCCGACGCCGGGGACCATCAGCACGATCCCGCACTCCAGCCCGATCGCGAGCGCGGTCGCCATCCGGGCGAGACCCAGCTTGCCGATCCGCGGGGCGAGGTTGCGCGCGAGCGGCGCGGAGATCACGAGCAGCACGTCGAGGTAGATCGACTGGAGGGCCGTCGCGATCGTGACCGACAGGGCGTAGGGCATCCGCTTGGGGCCGAACACCCGCAGGAGCGTGGCGACGAGCCGTTCGATCGCGCCGATCTCCTGCAGGATCGCGCCCGTCAGGACGCCGAACGCGATCAACAGCCCGACCTCGGCCATGATCTCGCCGAATCCACCGGTGATCGCTTTCACGGTGCCCTCGACGCCCAGCCCGGTACTGAGCCCCAGGTAGGCCGAGCCCAGTACGAGCGCGACGACGGGGTTGAGCCTGAACCGGACGATCAGCAGGACCACCGCGAGCACGGCGACCCCGGTGTTGATCAAGACCACGGTGTCGGACAACGGCTTGTTCTCCTCTGTGTGCGCTCGGCGTTGAGCGGAGCGAGGTTTGACGTCGGACGGATGCCACCGCCCGGACCAGGTTGCTCACAATATGAGCACACATCCACGATGTGAGCAAGCTGGCGTGTCTGAGGCCGCGGCCCGTGCGCGCGCCGAGTTGATCGATTCCTCGACGACCCGCCCGGGGCCGTCGAGGAGCTCGTGCGGGAGGAACGTCGGCGCGGCCGGGCACGCGGCCGCCCCTGGGGCTGATCTGTCCGTTGATCGCCGAGGGCGGCGGGCTCGATCGCGCGGTCTCCTACGAGGTGCTGCGCACAAGCGCAGCGGGGCGTCCCGTACGTCGTGTACAAGGAGAGGGCGTTGCCGGACCCCGACGCCGCGGGCGTCGCCGTGCAGGCGTTCGGACGAAGGAGACGAGCCGATGACCGGCACGGAGACCGAGATCGAGGCGACGATCCGGGCGCTCGAGGACGCCCGCTACGACGCCGTCGTGCGCGGCGACGTCGAGGCGTTCGCCGGACTCTCCCACCCGGAGCTGACCTACACGCACTCCACCGGCAGCGTGGACACCCTCGACTCCTACCGGGAGAAGCTCGAGTCGGGCTACTACGACTACCACCGGATCGACCACCCGATCGACCGGATCGTCGTCGAGGGCGACACGGCGCTGGTGATCGGCGAGATGCACGCGGACATCACCGCGGGCGGCACCCGCAAGACGCTCGCCAACCGCGCGCTGGCCGTGTGGGTCCGTGCGGACGGGACGTGGCGGTTGCTGGCCTACCAGCCGACCCCGTTGCCGAAGGGCGCCGAGGCGCGCTGAGCCGTGGATCTAGAGCGAGGCGTAGAGCGCGGCCTCGAAGTCCCCGTACAGCTTCCAGGCCTCCTCGGTGATGAACGGCAGTGAGTTGGTGTAGATCGATGCGCACACTCCGGTCGTGCGGTCGACGAAGAAGTGCGTGTTGAGCAACCCCGCCCACGCTCCCGTGAACGCCCTGCGGCGTCCGGGGACGTCCTGGGTGTTCAGCAGCAGGCCGTAGCCCCACTTCCAGCCCGGCCCCACGCGCAGCGAGTTCGAGGTCGGCGGGTCGGCCGTCAGGATCTCGGCGGGGAAGTCGAAATCATCGATCTGGTTGGAGAAGGCCGCGTCGACGGTGTCCTGCGCGAGGATGCGCTCGCCGTCGAGCTCGCCGCCGCGGAGCAGGGCCCGCTCGAACCGGATGTAGTCCCTCGGGGTCGAGTAGAGCCCGTGGCCGCCCGCCCACCAGTCGGGGTTCTGGTTGAGGATCTCGCCGGCCGACGTCCACGCCCCGTCCGCGCCCCTGAGGTGCACGGTCACGCAGTTCTCCCGGCGGGCCTCGTCGAGGCGGAACATCGTGTCGCCCATGTCGAGCGGCCCGGTGATCCCATCCTTGATCACGACGTCGAGGGTCTGCCCCGCGACGGCCTCGACGACCTTGCCCAGCCAGTCGGTGTTGATCCCGTACTCGAAGCGCGCACCCGGGTCGGCGACCATCGGCACCTTGAACGCCTCGGCCGATCCCGGGACCACGTTCGGCAGCCCGGTGACCTTCTCGTACTTGGCGATGTCCGCGTTCCAGAACCAGTAGCCCAGGCCCGTCGTGTGGGTGATCAGCTGCCTCACCGTGGCCCGGCCGCCCGCGGGGCGCAGCTTGGGCGTGTCGCCGTCGAAGCCCTCCAGGACCTGCACGTCGGCGAACTCGGGGCAGTAGGCGTCGACCGGCGCCTGCAGCTCCAGCTCGCCCCGCTCGACCTGCTGGAGTGCGGCGGCGGTGCACACCATCTTGGTCATCGACATGATCCGGAACTGGGTCGACGTCGAGACCCGGTCGTCGCTCTCGCCGACGGCCCGCACCCCCGCACCGCCTTCGTAGACGATCCCGTCGCGATCCGCGGCGATCGCGGCCACGTGCGGAACGGCGCCCGCGCGGACGGCGCCCTGCAGGACCTCGTCGATGGCGCTCCCGTCGATGGACTTGCCCATCTCGACCTCCCTCGGCCGGCGATCGACCGCACGCCCCGGGACGGCTGCACGGCCCCGATGACGTGCACCTCACCGCGACGATCCCGCACCGGAGCCGGGTGTTGGGCCGGATCCCCCGCATGCACCCCCTCTTCAGGCCAGGATCCGGTGCTCGTCGAGGAAGCCGGTGACGATCCGCACCAGGTCGTCGGGTCGCTCGATGTGCAGGCCGTGGCTCGACCCCGGCCCGGTCACCAGCTCGTACCGGGCCTTGGGGATGGCGTCGGCGACCGCCTTCGACTGCCGCCGCGGGGTCAGCAGGTCCTGCTCGCCGACGACGACCAGGGTCGGCGCCTCGATGTCCGCGAGGCGGTCGAGCGTGTCGTGCGCGAGGTCGGCGTCCCACTGTTCCACGGTGACCGCCATCTGGGCCTCGGTCTGGGGGAAGGCCGGCAACATCGGCTCGAACAGCTGCTGGACGTCCGGGCGATCCATCAGCTCGGGGGAGAACGCCAGCCCTGCGACGGTCAGCGCGGCCTCCATGTCCCGCACGGCGTAGGGAAGCCGGAGCGCGGAGAGCATCGCGCGCTGGTAGCCGTCGCACCGGCCCCAGGTGGCGTAGAGGACGGCCGACGCGACCTGCAGCGGGTGCGCCAGGGCGAGCTCCTGCACGATGGCCGACCCGAGCGACCAGCCCATGGCGTGCGCCCTCGGCACCTCGAGCGCCTCGAGCAGCGCGGAGGCGTCCTCCGCGAGGGACGCGACGGTGATCGGGCCCTCGCCGCGCTCGCTGCCCCCGAGTCCTCGGTTGTCGAAGGCGATGACCTGGTAGCGCTCGGCGAGGCGGGGCACCAGCTCGCCCCACAGCGGGATGGAGCCGGAGGTGCCCATCACGAGCAGGAGGGGATCTCCCTCGCCGCTCACCTCGTAGTTCAGCGAGACTCCGGTGCGAACGGCCTGCACGGGCATGGGGACCTCCAGGTCAGCGGTAGGCGAGTGATCCGTCGTCGAGGTCGGCCTTCGGCAGGATCTCCATCTCCTGCTCGTGCTCGATCATGTGGGTCCACGGTTCGCGGTCGCCCTGCTTGAACAGCACGTGCTGGGAGCGCATGACGTAGCCGGCGTTGAAGTTCTCCGGATCCGACCACGGCCGGATCTCCATGTCGGCGTCCTCCGGCCGCAGCGTCGGGACCACCACCGTGGCGCCCTTGTCCTGCATGTGCCGGAACAGGCGGTCCACCAGGTCGGTGACCAGGTCCACCCGCAGCGTCCAGCTGTGCCGGAAGTAGCCGAACACGTACGCCATGTTCGGCACGCCGCTGATCATGATGCCGCGCCAGGTGACTCGCTGCGTGAAGTCGACCGGCTCGTCGTCGACGGTGAACGCCACGTCGCCGAAGGCGGACAGGTTGAAGCCGGTGGCCGTGACGACGATGTCGGCCTCGATCTCCTCCCCGGAGCCGACCCGGATGCCCTTCTCGGTGAACTCCTCGATGGTGTCGGTGACGATCGAGGCCTTCCCCTCGCGCAGGGCCGCGAACAGGTCGCCGTCCGGGACGACGGCGATGCGCTGCTGCCACGGCCGGTACTGCGGGGTGAAGTGCTTCTCGATGTCGAAACCTTCGGGCAGCAGCGGGCGCATCGACTCCACGAGGAACGCGTGCGCCTCGTCGGGCGCTTCGAGCGACGTCCGGGTCAGCCACTGCTGCTGCGAGATGTACTGGCGGCGCAGGATCTCGTGCGTCCACTCCTCCGGGATGTCCAGCTGGCGCAGGGTCACGGCGAGCTCGTGGGTGACCGGCGGCGCGAAGTAGTAGGAGGGGGAGCGCTGCAGCATCGTCACGTGCTCGGCCTTGTCGGCCATCGCGGGGATCAGCGTGGCCGCCGTGGCACCGGAGCCGATGACGACGACGCACTTGCCGGTGTGGTCGAGGTCCTCGGGCCAGCTCTGGGGGTGCACGATCACGCCCTGGAACCTGTCCATGCCCTTCCACCGGGGCTGATAGGGCTTGGCGTGGTTGTAGTAGCCCTGGCACATCCACAGGAAGCCGGTGGTGAAGCGCAGCCTCTGCCCGCTGTCCTCCCGGGTGACCTCCACGGTCCAGCGCCGATCCTCCGACGACCAGCTCGCCGCGGTGACCCGGTGCCGGTAGCGGATGTGGCGGTGCAGGTCGTCCTCGTCGATGACCTCGTCGAGGTAGGCGAGGATCTCCTTGCCCTCCGCGATCGACGGGCCGCGCCACGGTTTGAACCGGTAGCCGTAGGTGAACAGATCGCTGTCCGAGCGCACCCCCGGATACCGGTGGGTCCACCACGTTCCGCCCCGGTTGTCCTGCGCGTCCAGGATGACGAACGTGCGGTCGGGGAACCGGTCCCGCAGGTGGTGCGCTGCCCCGATCCCGGAGACCCCGGCCCCGACGATCAGGACGTCGACGTGGCCGCCGTCCTGGATCCCGGCGATGTCCTGCTGCGGCGCTGTCCCTGGTGCAGTCGTCATGGTTCGCCCTTCGGCGCGTGGACGTCGTGACGTGGATCACCGTACGCGGCACTCTCGGAACGTGTCCTGTCCCAAAATCGGACAGCCGCGGTCCTTGACCGCGGGCGCACCATGTGATGAAGGCACGAGGAGGTGCGGACGGGTGGGAGACCTCGCGGCTCGCCGGCACCTGCTCGTCTCCGCCCGCGCCGAGTTCCTCGAGCGCGCGGACGCGGATCTGCGCGGGGTGCCCGACCACGTGGCGGCGTCCTGGCGGCGCAGCGTCGCCAGCGGGGTCCAGCCGGGCGTCGTGACCACCGAGTACCACGCCGACCTCGACGTCGGCTCGCGCCTCGTCCGTTGCGCGCGGCCGGTGATCGAGCAGCTCGCCGAGCAGATCGCGGACATCCCCACGTGCGTGGCGCTGACCGACGACCGGGCCCGGCTGCTCGTCCGGAGGGACAGCAGCCCGTTGTTCGGCCGCGTCGCGGACCGCCAGTACTTCGCGCAGGGCTTCGGCTACGCCGAGGGATCGGTCGGCACCAACGGCGTCGGGACGGTCCTGGAGTTCGGCGAGTCGGTGCACATCGTCGGCGCCGAGCACTTCGTCGAGAGCCTGCAGCCCTACGCCTGTGCCGGTGCCCCGATCCGCGACCCGTTCACCGGCCGGATCGAGGGCGTGCTGGACATCAGCTGCCTGAGCGAGAACTCCTCGCCGATCCTGCACTCGCTCGTCCGGTCGGCGGCGGCCCGCATCCAGCAGAACCTGCTGGCGGACCGCAACCAGCAGCAGCAGGCGCTGTTCGACGCCTACGCCCGCGTGGACGGGCGCAGCCGGCAGGCCGTGCTGGCCGTCGGGCCGCGGACGGTGATGGCGAACTCGCCGATGCAGACCCTGCTCGACGCGGGCGACATGGTGGCCCTGCAGGACCACGTGCGGTTCGTCATGCTCCGCCACCCCGGGGTCGACGACCGGGTCGACCTGCCGTCCGGGGCGAGGGTGCGGCTGCGTGGCTCGACCGTGACCGCCGGTGGCGGTGTCGCCGGGATGGTCGCGGTGGTGTCGGTGCTGAACGAGGTCGACGGCAGCGCGGGGCCGCTCGCGCGGGCCGTTCGAGCGGCGGACAGCGGGTCCGGCGCCTGGCGTGCCGCATCGGCGACGGTTGCGCGGGCGCTGCGTGCCGGCTCGGCGGTCCTCGTCATCGGCGAGCCCGGCAGCGGGCGGTTCACGCTCCTGTCCGAGCTCTACCGGCGCACCCACGAGACGGGGCGCGTCGTCGGGATCGAGGCCGAGCACGTCGAGGCCGCCCCGGCTGACGTGGCCGCGACGATCCTGCGGCCGGAGTCACCGTCCGTCCTGCCCGTGCTGCGCGACGTCGACCGCCTGTCGGGCGCCGCGGTGGACGCGCTCCTCGGGGCGTTCGGTGGCGGCATTGCGCCGTCCGTCGCCGCCACCACCGCGGAGACCCCGCACGACGCGCTGCTGGCGCTGTTCCGGACGTCCGCGACGGTGCCACCGCTGCGCAACCGCACCGGAGACCTGCCCGTGCTGGTCGATGCCCTGCTGGCCGAGCTGGCCCCGGGACGTGACGTGCGGCTGTCCCGCGACGCGCTGCGGCTGCTGGGCCGCTACGACTGGCCCGGCAACGTGGGCCAGCTCAGGGACGCGCTCGCGTCCGCGCTGCGCCGCCGTCCGGTGGGGCGCATCGAGGCGGCCGACCTGCCCGAGTTCTGCCACAGCGCCCCGCGCAGCACGCTGCGGCCCGTCGACCAGCTCGAACGCGACGCGATCGTGACCGCGCTGCGCGACGCCGGGGGCAACCGGGTGGCCGCGGCCGCCGCGCTCGGCCTGGCCCGCTCGACGCTCTACCGCAAGATCCGCCAGTACGGGATCACCGTCTGAGCCACCGGCGGGCCGGCGGGCGGCCACGCGGAGCACGATCCGCCGGACGAGCGCCCCGCCTCATCCCGAAACGGGGAATGAATGATCGGAGGGAATTCGAGCGCGTTGCCCGGGGAATTGCGCAGTTGTAGCGTGTTCGTGCGTTCTGCGGAACTGCTCAGGAGGGGGTCAGGGGACATGATGCGAGCGGCCGGTCTTGCGGCAGGCTCTGCGATGGCAGCGGCGATGCTGCTCCTCGCACCCGGCACCGCGATCGCGGCTCCCGGCACCGGCGCTCCTGCGGCGTCGACGGGGTCCTCGGACGGCGGCACGGGCGGCGAGGCGTGTGCCCACCTCCCGGTCGGCCTGCAGGAGCTGCTCTGCCCGAGCACTGACGGCGGGGACCGGTCGGCGGCCTCCGGCAGCGCCGCCGGTGCCGCGGGCGGCGGCACGGGTGGCGGCACAGCGGCGACCGGCGCGACCCCGCCACCCTCCGGGGGCTCGGGCACCCCGACCCCGCCCGGCGTGGTCAGCAACTTCCTGATCTGGCTCGCAGGCCTGTTCCGGTCCGTCGGTTTGTGAGCGGCCGCACGGCATCTCAGTCGAGGCAGAACTCGTTGCCCTCCGGGTCGGCCATGACGATGTGACCACCGGCGAGCGGGGGAGCGGGCTCGTGGCGCTCGAGCCGGGTGGCGCCGTGGGAGACGAGCCGCTCGGCCTCCGCCTCCAGGGCCGCCATCCGTGCGTCGCCTGCGAGCCCGGGCGCGGCCCGAACATCGAGGTGCACGCGGTTCTTGGCCTGCTTGCCCTCCGGCACCCGCTGGAAGAACAGCCGTGGTCGCGAGCCCTCGGGGTCGACCACCGCCGAGGCGTCGTTGCGCCGCTCCGGTGGTACGCCCAGCGCATCCAGGGCCTGCTCCCACGACTCGAAGCCCTCGGGAGGGTCCTGCAGCCGGTATCCGAGCACCTCGGCCCAGAACGCCGCCAGCTTTGCCGGGTCGGCGCAGTCGAAGGTGATCTGTACGTCGCGCGTCATGTCAGCCGGCCTTTCGGTTGGTGTGCAGGTAGAGGTCGCGGAGCAGGCACACCTCGGAGAGATGGTGGATCAGCTCGCGGTTGATGTGCAGCACGAGCGCGGCGAGGGGGAGCTCGGCGTAGGGGCCCTCGGCCTTACCCGACGGACGGGAGAGCCCGGCCTCGCCGAGGGACTCGACCCCGGCGAGCCACGTGGCGTACTCCTCGTCGAGCTGGGCCAGCGCCGCGGCCGCGGTCGGCGCGTACTCGAACGACTGGTAGTCGGTGGGGGCGCGACCGAAGTGCGCGGCGTTGCGCATCGCCAGCACGCCGACGATCACGTGCCCGAGCCGCCATGCGATCGTCGTCAGCGGTGCCGGGTCGGGCGGTGGGAACGCGAAGTCGATGGTCATCGCCCCGGACCCGGCCTGCACCGGCGCGGTGCCGGTGCCGCGCGGGCGCACGTTCCAGCTGTCGGGCGCCGGTTCCCAGAAGTACTCGTCGTCGCCGAGCCCGTCGAGGCGATCGCGCAGCTGGTGGGTCCAGTGCCAGTCGATCTGGTCGCGGAGCAGGGAGTTCCAGGTCTGGTCGGTCACGGCAGCAGCCTCTCGCGAATAGCGGACAGGTGCCTTCCGTGATTCGTGGAACGATGAGGGCGTGTCCGTCGAGGCGACCACGGAGCGGGTGCTGCGGGTGTTGGCGCTGCTGCAGCGCCGGCCGTCGTGGACGGCTGCCGAGCTCGCCGCCGAGCTGGGTGTCACCGACCGCTCGGTGCGCCGGGACGTGGAGCGGCTGCGCGCGCTCGGCTACCCCGTGCACGCGACCGCGGGCGTCGGCGGGGGCTACCAGCTCGGCGCGGGCACGCGACTGCCGCCACTGCTCCTCGACGACGAGGAGGCGATCGCCACGGCGGTCTCCCTGCGGATGGCGTCCGGTGGCACGGTCGCGGGGGCAGGGGAGGCGGCGCTGCGGGCGCTCGCGAAGCTGGACCAGGTGATGCCGCCCCGGCTGCGCGCCGAGGTGCGGGCGGTCCACGGCGCCACCGAGACCCTCGTCGGCCCGGGCGTCGAGATCGACGCGGAGCTGCTGGTGACGCTCGCGCGGGCTTGCCGCGACGCCGTGCGGGTGCGGTTCCGGTACGCGAGCCGCAGGGGGGATGACGCCGGCGAGGAGCGCGAGCGCACGGTCGAGCCCGTGCGGATGGTCGCCACCGGCCGCCGCTGGTACCTGATGGCCTGGGACGTCGACCGCGGCGACTGGCGCACGTTCCGGCTGGACCGGATGCGCGACGTGACGGCGACGACGTGGCGTTTCCGGCCCAGGGAGCACCCGGACCCGGTCTCCTACGTGCAGCGGTCGGTGACCGCGGCGCCGTACCGCTACCTCGCCCGGGTGCGACTGCACGCGCGGCCCGACGAGGTGCGCGACCTGGTGCCGCCGCAGGTGGGGCGCGTCGAGGACGATCGCGACGGGTGGTGCGTGCTCGTCGTCGGCGGGGTGGACCTGGACTGGCTGGCCGTGCACATCGCCCGGCTGGGCTTCGAGGCCGAGGTGCTGGAGCCTCCCGAGCTGCGCGAGGCCGCCGCCCGGCTCGCCCGCCGGGTCGCCGCGATGGCGGGGACGGTGCGTTAGCTCCGGCCGCCGTACCTCCCGGAGCGCAGGACGGCACCTGCGGATACCGCGGGCGCGGTACCCGGGATCGCCTCCCGGGCGGGACGCGCAGGCGTGCCCGATTCCGGATCGTGAGCACTCCGATCCCATCGAAGGAGATGCACCATGGCCGTCCCCGCCTCGTCCCGGAACCGCTCCGCTTCGGACCTCGCCGCAGGCGTTCTCGCCCCCGTCGGGTTCCTCGGGGCGTACCTCGCGGTGAGCCCGGTGTCCGGCGCTGTCGCCGATCGCCCGCTGCCGCTGCCGGGCTCACCCGCCTCGGAGGTGGCCGCGTTCTACGCGGCGAACCCCCTCGCCGTCGGGCTCACCGCCGGTCTGCAGGTCCTGTCCGTGGTCTGCCTCGCGGTGTTCGTCGGTTTCCTCGCGCCTGCCCTGCGCGCGGTCGGCACCGCGTGGCTCCCGCGTGTCGGCTACCTGTCGGTCGCCGCGATGGTGCTCTCGTCCGTGCTGTCGGTGACGCTCGCGATGATCGTGACGTCGGCGAGCGACGCCGCGGTCCTGGCCCTGCGCCAGGCGAGCTTCTACGCGGGCGGCGTGCTCAGCGTCGTCACGCTCGGGGTGTTCGTCCTCGGCTCGGCGCTGGTGCTCGGCCGCGAACGGCTCTTCGGCGCACCCACCCGCTGGTTCGGTCTGGTCGCGGGCGGGATCGCCGTGCTGTCCGTGCTGTCGCTGGTGATCTACTACGCGAGCATCGCCCTTCCGGTCGGGCGGTTGCTGTCGATGGTGTGGACGGTCGTCGCGGGCGTCGTCGCCTACCGGCGCGCGCACTGACCTAGCCAGTAGGTCACCTGTACTCTTCGGGGTGATGACAGCCGGAGAGGAACGTCGACCGTGACCGCAGCTCCCGGGCGCCGGAGGGACGCACTGCGCCCCTTCGCCCGCACCCGGCTGTACGAGCAGCTCGTCGAGCGGCTGCTGGACCACATCCACACCGAGGGTCTGAAGGTCGGCGACCGGCTGCCGCCCGAACGCGAGCTCGCCGCCCAGCTCGCCGTCAGCCGGGCGACGGTGAGCCAGGCCCTCGTCGCGCTCGAGGTCCAGGGTGTGATCGACGTCCGGCACGGCGACGGCGCGGTGATCCGCGACATCCCCGCCGAGCGGCAGGTGCTCGCCGCGCTGCACGCCCGGCGCCACCGGCTCCGCGAGGTGATCGAGGCCCGCGAGGCCCTCGAGGTCAAGCTCGCGGGGCTCGCCGCCAAGCGGCGCACCGACCACGACCTCGCCGCCATCGACGCCGCGCTCGACGGGATGAGCCGCGACATCGAGGGCGGCGGCCGCGGGGTGGCCGGCGACGAGCAGTTCCACGCCGCCGTGACGGCCGCGGCGCACTCCGGCCTGCTCGCCCGGCTCATGGCCGAGATCTCCGAGCTGATCCGGGAGAGCCGCGTGGAGTCGCTCTCCCAACCGGGCCGCCCCCGCGAGTCACTGGACGCGCACCGCAAGGTCGCCGACGCCATCCGCGACGGCGACTCGGCGGGCGCGGGCGCGGCGATGGCCGCGCACATCGAAGCGGTTTCCGACGTCGCGTTGCTGCGCGACGAGTGATCTGACGTTCTCTCCGGTCTCTTCCCTGGCTGACGCCTGCCCTTGACAAGTGACCCAGAGACCTATTGGCTAGGCCACTCAGCCACGCGTGATCTCAGTCAACGATGACGCGCCTCGTGTGGGCCGCCCGGCCCCGGAGACCCAGGGAACGATCATGTCCGCAGAGTGGTTGTCCATCATCGCGCTCGTCGCGCTGTTCGTCGTCGGCACCGTGCTGCCGATCAACATGGGAGCGCTCGGCTTCGTCGCCGCGTGGTTCGTGGGGATGTACGCCCTCGGGCTCTCCGAGCGGGAGATCATCGACGGCATCAGCGGCGACCTGGTGCTGACGCTGGTGGGTGTGACCTACCTGTTCGCCATCGCCCGCAACAACGGCACCGTCGACCTGATCGTCCGGGGCGCGGTGCGGCTGGTCGGCGGCCGGGTCGGGCTCGTCCCGTGGGTGATGTTCGCGGTCACCGCGGTGCTGACCGCGATCGGCGCCGCGAGCCCCGCCGCCTGCGCCATCGTCGGGCCGATCGCCCTCGGGTTCGCCGGGCGGCACCGGATCAACGCGTTGATGATGGCGATGTTCGTCGTGCACGGCGCCCAGGCAGGCGGGTTCTCGCCGATCAGCATCTACGGGGTGATCACCAACTCGGTGATGCGGGAGAACGGCCTGCCCGTGCAGGAGGAGGCGATCTTCCTGGCGAGCCTGCTCTTCAACCTCGCCATCGCGGTCGTGCTGTTCCTCGTGCTCGGCGGGCGCGAGCTGATGGGGCGGCGGATCGAGGGCGAGGAGTCGGCCGTCGAGCCCTCCCCGCCCGCGTCCGGCGGTGGGGTGGCGACGGCGCCGCC
This window harbors:
- a CDS encoding GntP family permease translates to MSDTVVLINTGVAVLAVVLLIVRFRLNPVVALVLGSAYLGLSTGLGVEGTVKAITGGFGEIMAEVGLLIAFGVLTGAILQEIGAIERLVATLLRVFGPKRMPYALSVTIATALQSIYLDVLLVISAPLARNLAPRIGKLGLARMATALAIGLECGIVLMVPGVGTLALAGLLGVPLGKMLVFGLILVVPTVIIAVAIMSFLFRKGWWDPAKDEGRIDQAAIEDGEESAPQPRPGVTSAERPDDAGAPAAVAVDVAADPAVEERRHVRLIVLFAPLLGALLLIGVGAITEIAAFQNPVVDFLSEPVIALLLGMVGTSLVGRYTAGRKRIERAIGAGFRESGQILILTAVGGSLAATIKEAGLGDILGQYFTAQTAAPLLMVWVIAAVLHVAVGSVTISAITAAGILAPVAPVIGLDPVLIALAAGAGSLFAVHVTSNTFWLLQSLMGQTTRGTLKTCSVGVSIASVVAILLVLPLSLVV
- a CDS encoding nuclear transport factor 2 family protein, translated to MTGTETEIEATIRALEDARYDAVVRGDVEAFAGLSHPELTYTHSTGSVDTLDSYREKLESGYYDYHRIDHPIDRIVVEGDTALVIGEMHADITAGGTRKTLANRALAVWVRADGTWRLLAYQPTPLPKGAEAR
- a CDS encoding serine hydrolase domain-containing protein yields the protein MGKSIDGSAIDEVLQGAVRAGAVPHVAAIAADRDGIVYEGGAGVRAVGESDDRVSTSTQFRIMSMTKMVCTAAALQQVERGELELQAPVDAYCPEFADVQVLEGFDGDTPKLRPAGGRATVRQLITHTTGLGYWFWNADIAKYEKVTGLPNVVPGSAEAFKVPMVADPGARFEYGINTDWLGKVVEAVAGQTLDVVIKDGITGPLDMGDTMFRLDEARRENCVTVHLRGADGAWTSAGEILNQNPDWWAGGHGLYSTPRDYIRFERALLRGGELDGERILAQDTVDAAFSNQIDDFDFPAEILTADPPTSNSLRVGPGWKWGYGLLLNTQDVPGRRRAFTGAWAGLLNTHFFVDRTTGVCASIYTNSLPFITEEAWKLYGDFEAALYASL
- a CDS encoding alpha/beta fold hydrolase, yielding MPVQAVRTGVSLNYEVSGEGDPLLLVMGTSGSIPLWGELVPRLAERYQVIAFDNRGLGGSERGEGPITVASLAEDASALLEALEVPRAHAMGWSLGSAIVQELALAHPLQVASAVLYATWGRCDGYQRAMLSALRLPYAVRDMEAALTVAGLAFSPELMDRPDVQQLFEPMLPAFPQTEAQMAVTVEQWDADLAHDTLDRLADIEAPTLVVVGEQDLLTPRRQSKAVADAIPKARYELVTGPGSSHGLHIERPDDLVRIVTGFLDEHRILA
- a CDS encoding flavin-containing monooxygenase — its product is MTTAPGTAPQQDIAGIQDGGHVDVLIVGAGVSGIGAAHHLRDRFPDRTFVILDAQDNRGGTWWTHRYPGVRSDSDLFTYGYRFKPWRGPSIAEGKEILAYLDEVIDEDDLHRHIRYRHRVTAASWSSEDRRWTVEVTREDSGQRLRFTTGFLWMCQGYYNHAKPYQPRWKGMDRFQGVIVHPQSWPEDLDHTGKCVVVIGSGATAATLIPAMADKAEHVTMLQRSPSYYFAPPVTHELAVTLRQLDIPEEWTHEILRRQYISQQQWLTRTSLEAPDEAHAFLVESMRPLLPEGFDIEKHFTPQYRPWQQRIAVVPDGDLFAALREGKASIVTDTIEEFTEKGIRVGSGEEIEADIVVTATGFNLSAFGDVAFTVDDEPVDFTQRVTWRGIMISGVPNMAYVFGYFRHSWTLRVDLVTDLVDRLFRHMQDKGATVVVPTLRPEDADMEIRPWSDPENFNAGYVMRSQHVLFKQGDREPWTHMIEHEQEMEILPKADLDDGSLAYR
- a CDS encoding sigma-54-dependent Fis family transcriptional regulator, whose product is MGDLAARRHLLVSARAEFLERADADLRGVPDHVAASWRRSVASGVQPGVVTTEYHADLDVGSRLVRCARPVIEQLAEQIADIPTCVALTDDRARLLVRRDSSPLFGRVADRQYFAQGFGYAEGSVGTNGVGTVLEFGESVHIVGAEHFVESLQPYACAGAPIRDPFTGRIEGVLDISCLSENSSPILHSLVRSAAARIQQNLLADRNQQQQALFDAYARVDGRSRQAVLAVGPRTVMANSPMQTLLDAGDMVALQDHVRFVMLRHPGVDDRVDLPSGARVRLRGSTVTAGGGVAGMVAVVSVLNEVDGSAGPLARAVRAADSGSGAWRAASATVARALRAGSAVLVIGEPGSGRFTLLSELYRRTHETGRVVGIEAEHVEAAPADVAATILRPESPSVLPVLRDVDRLSGAAVDALLGAFGGGIAPSVAATTAETPHDALLALFRTSATVPPLRNRTGDLPVLVDALLAELAPGRDVRLSRDALRLLGRYDWPGNVGQLRDALASALRRRPVGRIEAADLPEFCHSAPRSTLRPVDQLERDAIVTALRDAGGNRVAAAAALGLARSTLYRKIRQYGITV
- a CDS encoding VOC family protein, with amino-acid sequence MTRDVQITFDCADPAKLAAFWAEVLGYRLQDPPEGFESWEQALDALGVPPERRNDASAVVDPEGSRPRLFFQRVPEGKQAKNRVHLDVRAAPGLAGDARMAALEAEAERLVSHGATRLERHEPAPPLAGGHIVMADPEGNEFCLD